The Pyrus communis chromosome 5, drPyrComm1.1, whole genome shotgun sequence region GTGAGGCAATTTCAGTTGGAAGTTCGCCACTAAGAGTGTTGCCATATAAGCCAAGGTATTGGAGGTTATAGCAACATGATATGTTGAATGGAATATGACCACTGAAGGAGTTGTTATCAAGGCGTAGTCTTTCCAAGCGGAACAAACGGCCAATTTCTGTCGGGATGGTGTGGCTGAAGCTATTGTCTTGGAGGCGTAAAATCCTCAGAAAGCTCAAGTTTCCAATGTGGGGAGATAGGTGGCCTGCCAGCCCGCTTGATCGGAGGTCGAGCACTGTAACCCTCTGGTGTCTACGGCCACAAGTAATGCCTGGCCAATGACAGAAGTGGAGGGATTCATTCCAAGAGCTAAGGATGCCGAGGGTATCGGTCACAATTTCAGCTTTGAAGGCAAGCAAGGAAAGCCTATCCACCTCATTTCCCGCTAAATGGGAGGACGAGGCAGagctaaaaagaaagagaagaaagagcgGTTGGATGAAAATAAACCAAATGCTAATATGAATACTTGAGAACTCCATTTAGCTATGCTGCAAAAGGAAACTCTGGATATTTAACCTTAGGTAATAGTAAGTTGACGCAAAGAAAGGAGTCAATTTTAGCGTCCAAATTGGGGTTTCTGCGTGCATGCCGTGGTTGACGGGTTGGGGAACACAACAAATAGCTTTTGTACTCGCTATAATTCTTAATTCAAAAATGCTACTCTTATCAAATTTTTCATACAATTTTGTTTCAATAAACTCTGTCAAAAATGCTTATCTTACCACATTTGTATTATCTCTTTAATAGAGATGAGACCTACATGTGTTGATGGACCAACTTCTATTAAAAAAGTGGtagaaataataatacaaatatgTGATAAGTGTTGTACTCCTCGAGTAACTTACACGTTGGTTCttgacgaaaaaaaaaagattgacgTTTTACATTAGAATTATCATAAAAAGCAGAAAGTAAAACGTAGAGACCCACTAGCTAGTTTTCTACCGTATTGGAAGGTTCATACAAAGTAGGTAAGACCAGAAAAAGTGCAAAGTAGGTAAGACTAGAAAAAGTGACCAGGCATTGCCGCGGGTCTTTAAAATATTTAggaaatatatataaagaaaacagAGGTATCTTATGCTGTGAGTTTCAAAGTTGTATAGAACATGTAAGATTtgtaaatacatatatatatatatataatagcgATACTATTtacatgcatgtgaaatgtaagaAGGAAATTAGTCCTTTTGTTCTGAATCAAGATCACTAATTCCAAAATACAATTTCAAGAACCATTTCCCTACAGTTGAACATCAAGAAGACCACTAATTCTGAAACACAGATTAAATTTCTCTCCATGTTAAAAAGCATGTAAGCAGAGAGACAGAGGAGGTGGTTTCTATTACCAGTAGGATTAGCTTGTAAAGACTTGTCCACTCTGTTCTGAATATTGGTCTCCACTGTAACCACCTTTGAGAACTTTTCTGTAGATAATTCCACTGTAAAAATAAATCCACGTTAGAACGGGTTTCTATTCATAACACGTTTAATAAATTTTAGTGGACCATATAATATCGCATAATTGATAGCGGTATGTACTTTTGGTAGATAATTTGTAATCAAATTGCAAAATATTGGGATGTCTAGTTCCCGCAGGAGTGTGTTATCCATATCATAGTAGAGAGGGTACTTTTTGATATTTCGTAATTGCCTCACACATCtgtcataaaaaaaatcttaaacacAAAGATTCATCATTATAGCCTAAATTACCATCGCATTATCATATCGGAAAAGACAAAGGTACTCAAACTCAAGTGTCCCACATGCTGACATCCAACAAACCAATCGAAACAAAAGATGCATAAAAGGGTCTCGAGTTTTGCCAAATACACCACAATGAACATGCTTTAACCAAATGAAGGAATAGACTTACCATCATAGGAAACTCACGCCTCCTCTCTATGAAGCTTTGCTGGCTTTCTTTTCTCACCTGCAATTTAGACCAAATGCGCAGAGGCATTTCACCCATGAAATTCTAAATCCAGAAACATCTAAAAACAGATAACAAAGAACCGAGAAAACCGTGTGTGCGGGCATGCGTGTTTCTGTGGTATATTTTATCAAACAGGTGATAGGCACTTAACAAAAGATACATATGACAGTAAATGTTGTTTGTAAACTCAAATGGAACGCGCAAAATTACAATCTAACATGGTTTGGcaatttcatttcattaaatgatttcaaattcaataatcggaacataaaagaagaaatatgaaaaattaCAGTTAGAAGTCACACATCAGttaaagagttgaaaaataagcaAGCTTGCTTAGGGAACTATATTTGCACCTACAGAATAATAAATACAGCAAGCTAGTACTGATGAAATACTCGAAAAAGGCAAAATTCGTTTTCATTTCTTCCCgatattaaaaaactaaatataaaaatcaatCCGCTTTGAACCCAGAAATTCGAAACCAAACTCTCACCAAGGAAAGTACCAAAACTCTGAATATTTTAACCCTTAGAGTTCAGTTTTgttataaaaactaaaaaaataaaaataaaaaccataaaTCCCAAAAGTGAAGAACTGATTGATTCCCACATATTCAACTTTAATAATacacaaaaattacaaatttggtTCCCCTAAATCCCAAAAGGGAGAAGCAAAAAGAGAAACTAAAATGCGAAGGATGAGGGTCTGCAGTTTTCACATCCACAAACAAACGCACAAATTCTTATATTTTCGAAAGCCAAGATCGACAAGAACAcacaattcagattggatctccaCAACAGACAAAAACAAACAGAGAAAATTTAAgatttttggacaaaaattggGATGAAAATTATGACTTCCACCAGAAAACCAGATCGATGGTTGAATCCAATCAAAAGAGAGAAGCTTACCCCCGGACTGAAGCTCGAAGAGCCTGCTTGATGGCAGATGTAGTTCAACTGCAAGAGAGAGTTGGAGAAGCAAGGTTCTAGTTTTTGGTTGAGAGAAACAAACATGAATCAACAAAGAAGCAGTGGATGAATAACTTTAAGAACAACTAATTGCCACTTCAAGCTCCCTAGCTTTTGACGGATCATGATCATACTCATAATGAGCTGACCGTGAAACCAAAATCATTACTTAtaaccaacaacaaaaacaactaaaTTTTTCAAATAGATTATGCCAAAAATTACCAGCCGAATTACTGAACACCATGATATCGAGTCGGAAAACTGATTTGCAATGCTCCGACGAAGACTCAAGAAGGCCAAGGTTTCAAGGAATAAGGTGCAGTGATAGTATTATCCTTATCAAATACAATTATACAACACAAATGTATGTGCTGCACTTGACAGGCATTGTAAACTTGTGAAGCACAGCTTTGCACGTTTTTAGAAGTCGAGCCTATGCATATGAACGTAAAATGTTAAATACATTTTTCCACCGGTGTCTGAAGCAAATTTTAGATACATATTGAGATCTCTATGGTTGACACAGGTTTGGAGCTTGTGAAAGTCACATTTTCCATTGATTGAATATCATAAACCacaattttattcaattaaccAAACCCAAATCAAAAGAACCAAATTTTAGTCAACAACTAATCAAAATAACATCACACAAACCCCAAAAGTTGCACCAATTCCACACAAAAGTTTAAACTTGTACGGCAATTACTACAATCCGAATCAAAATTCCAGTGTTTAACATACAGTGCTTTGGAACTgtgtaaataatttaaaatcagaaaaagtcccaatctttttttaatctcacaaaATTTAAGCAAAATGTAATCCCTAACAAAGATTTTGGAGAATGGAAAGGCCCAATTCCACCCAATATAGATTAAGataattacaaaataattcaaatgGAGGCAATTTGATCGATTTGCAGagcaaaaaaccctaaaaacaacAGAAAGGAAAAcccaaaataaaatgaagaacaaaaatcaCTAATCACATGACCAAAATTAATAATGATGAAAAAATCAATATGCATGAAATACCGAAATAAATAATCAGTGAGGGGGAAGAAATTGATCCCATGTTGGAGCTTTTTCGTTCCAATCCATCCAAATCGAGCAGGAAGGAAGAAGTTGAGGAGCAGAAACGGGCTTGAGGGAAGTGAATTAAACTTACGAACCCAATGAAGGCCCACTGAGTCGGGCTAGCCCAACATAAAGCGTGCCGATATTTTTTCTGCGTGAGTTTTGCCTTTGGGAGCATTTCGCTCGGCATTTCGCTCATCGGTGCACTTGACTTGATCATGGCCTCGTTCACCCAGCCCGAAGACGACTCCGTCCCGACCACCGGCTCAACTCGCCCGTTCGACGACGACGGTTACCTGGGCTACGACCCCCGACTCTCCTCCCAGCGATTCGACTCCTTCGTCGACTCCGAGTCGCTCAAGGACTCTGCCACCGATTCCCCAATCTTCCAGGGCTCCGCCGTAGACGACGCTTTCGCCACTCAGCCGGCGTCGGAGGCCTTCTCTCCTCCGTCGATCTACGCCGAATCGAACGGCCAGGGCTTTGATGGGGGGTTTGGCGGGTCCGATGATCCGATTTTGCCGCCTCCGTTGGAGATGCTGCCTGAGGAGGGCTTTGCTCTCGGAGAATGGAGGAGGTAGGGATTTGAATTCTGATTGTTTGCGATTGAACCTATAGTTCTGTATagccattaaaatttgattctttTGTGCAATTTAGTTGAAAGTTGTTGGTTTTGATTTGGCTTGATCTTTCTGTTGGCTGAGAAACTGAGTGGAAGTTGTTGTTTTGATTTCGGTAGTTTTCAAGAGTTGCATGCTTAGTGATCAGTAATCGTCTTTCTGATAACAAATTGTTAAATTGATTGTTTatctaaaaaactaaaacttgttAAAACCTTTATGAATTTCATGattgttgtaaaaaaaaaaaaaaaagattgatgATTGTTGTCAAATTGTGGTTATTGACTATCAGAAAGTGATTTTATGTTTGCATTGAAGGTGGTGTTAGAAATAAATGGTTGAATTCTGTGAGGTTGTAAGGGAGTTATAATAATCCGAGCTTTTGTGACATTCAGGCAGAATGCGATTCATCtcgaggagaaggagaagagagaaaaggagtTGTTGGTTCAAATAATTGAGGAAGCAGATGAATTCAAGGTGGGATTCTACCAGAAGAGGAAGATCACTACTGAAAATAACAAGGCTGCTAACAGGGAAAGGGAGAAGGTTTGATCAATTTAGCTTTCCAATAAATATTATCGGCacaatattttgtttcattGAGCTCTTCTAGTAATAATGGCGATTTCAGACTTTACTGCctcaattttaagtttttggttGGAATGCATATGATGATTCTTTGGGCTGATGCTTATAGTTTCGTTCTTGGATTGCTGATTCATTCAATAATTGAATAGCTGATCGAAAAAAGTGTTGAAGAAGAGCCACAAATTGTTGTCGCGTATCTCCTCCACATACACTCAGCTTGGTTA contains the following coding sequences:
- the LOC137735519 gene encoding clathrin light chain 2-like codes for the protein MASFTQPEDDSVPTTGSTRPFDDDGYLGYDPRLSSQRFDSFVDSESLKDSATDSPIFQGSAVDDAFATQPASEAFSPPSIYAESNGQGFDGGFGGSDDPILPPPLEMLPEEGFALGEWRRQNAIHLEEKEKREKELLVQIIEEADEFKVGFYQKRKITTENNKAANREREKLFLANQEKFHAEVDKNYWKAIADLIPNEVPAIEKKRGKKDTEKKPSILVVQGPKPGKPTELSRMRQILLKLKHNTPPHLKPSPPAPAPSKDAKPSTSAPPKAAVVAATPEAVVAAS